The Vulpes vulpes isolate BD-2025 chromosome 10, VulVul3, whole genome shotgun sequence genome has a window encoding:
- the ELAVL4 gene encoding ELAV-like protein 4 isoform X11: MVMIISTMEPQVSNGPTSNTSNGPSSNNRNCPSPMQTGAATDDSKTNLIVNYLPQNMTQEEFRSLFGSIGEIESCKLVRDKITGQSLGYGFVNYIDPKDAEKAINTLNGLRLQTKTIKATVYFCFSLL, translated from the exons ataattAGCACCATGGAGCCACAGGTGTCAAATGGCCCGACATCCAATACAAGCAATGGACCCTCCAGCAACAATAGAAACTGTCCTTCTCCCATGCAGACAGGGGCAGCCACAGATGACAGCAAAACCAACCTCATAGTCAACTATTTACCCCAGAACATGACCCAGGAGGAATTCAGGAGTCTCTTTGGGAGCATTGGTGAAATAGAATCCTGCAAACTCGTGAGAGACAAAATTACAG GACAGAGTTTAGGGTATGGATTCGTTAACTATATTGATccaaaggatgcagagaaagccaTCAACACTTTAAATGGACTCAGACTCCAGACCAAAACCATAAAG GCCACTGTTTACTTCTGCTTCAGTTTGCTTTGA